The Prevotella sp. oral taxon 299 str. F0039 genome has a segment encoding these proteins:
- a CDS encoding riboflavin synthase: MFSGIIEEMATVVAIVHDKENIHFTLECSFTNELKIDQSVAHNGVCLTVVELDGNRYTVTAMKETIIRSNLGLWNVGDKVNVERSMQMNGRLDGHIVQGHVDTTAICSAIEDANGSTYFTFSYEFDKEQASRGYFTVDKGSVTVNGVSLTVVSPTRDSFKVAIIPYTKEHTNFCAIELGSVVNLEFDIIGKYIARMNNLA; encoded by the coding sequence ATGTTCTCGGGAATTATTGAAGAAATGGCAACCGTCGTGGCAATAGTACACGACAAAGAGAATATTCACTTTACACTTGAATGTTCGTTTACCAACGAATTGAAGATAGATCAAAGTGTTGCACACAACGGGGTGTGCTTAACTGTTGTTGAACTAGATGGCAACCGCTATACTGTTACTGCAATGAAAGAAACCATTATACGTAGTAATTTGGGATTATGGAACGTTGGCGACAAAGTGAATGTAGAGCGTTCGATGCAGATGAATGGTAGACTTGATGGGCATATTGTTCAAGGTCATGTGGATACTACAGCGATTTGCAGTGCGATAGAAGATGCAAATGGTTCTACTTATTTTACCTTTAGTTATGAATTTGACAAAGAACAGGCTTCGAGAGGCTATTTCACTGTAGATAAAGGCTCGGTTACTGTTAATGGAGTTTCATTGACCGTGGTGTCGCCTACACGTGATTCTTTCAAGGTAGCAATCATTCCTTACACAAAAGAACATACCAACTTTTGTGCGATTGAATTAGGAAGTGTTGTGAATTTAGAGTTCGATATTATCGGAAAATACATTGCTCGTATGAATAATTTGGCATAA
- a CDS encoding MFS transporter: MKQTLVPNKGIPTSLLWIMAIISGVTVANLYFNQPVLNMISTELGISSLTANWLPIITQLGYAVGLLFIIPLGDLVQVRKILTINFSLLAISLLATALTSNIYTLLFTSFIIGAGSVMPHIFIPMASQYSIPERKTQNVGILLGGLLTGILASRVVSGIMGEHFGWRAIYYVATILIAVCLVVILKMLPASPSTFQGSYASLMKSMLGLVKNNKVLQNVSLRAALCFGCFQGMWAVLVFKMSGEPFYASNDAIGLLGLCGMMGALTATSIGGYINKLGVRTFHLIGCGVLIVSWLVMYVFQNSYWGMILGIIIIDGGMQCIQLSNQSKALSLVPKATNRVNTIFMTTFFLGASLGTFIAGYCWAKWAWKGVAFSGIIMTLLSVLLTFSMKEKD; the protein is encoded by the coding sequence ATGAAACAAACACTGGTTCCCAATAAAGGAATTCCGACGTCGTTATTATGGATTATGGCGATAATCTCGGGCGTAACAGTAGCTAACCTGTATTTTAATCAGCCCGTATTGAATATGATAAGTACAGAATTGGGTATCTCATCGCTCACCGCCAACTGGCTTCCTATCATCACACAGCTAGGCTATGCCGTAGGTCTTTTGTTCATAATACCTCTTGGAGACTTAGTGCAAGTGAGAAAAATACTAACCATCAACTTCTCGCTTCTTGCCATATCGCTTCTTGCTACCGCATTAACAAGCAATATATATACTTTGCTTTTCACTTCATTTATAATAGGTGCAGGATCGGTTATGCCTCATATCTTTATTCCAATGGCATCGCAATACTCAATACCTGAGCGCAAAACACAAAATGTGGGTATACTACTTGGAGGCTTATTAACAGGTATTTTGGCTTCAAGAGTGGTGAGTGGAATAATGGGAGAGCACTTTGGTTGGCGTGCAATTTATTATGTTGCAACCATTTTAATAGCAGTTTGTCTGGTAGTGATATTGAAAATGCTCCCTGCTTCGCCTTCTACTTTTCAAGGGAGTTATGCATCTTTAATGAAATCGATGTTGGGTTTGGTGAAGAATAACAAGGTGTTGCAAAATGTTTCTTTGCGTGCTGCTCTTTGTTTTGGCTGTTTTCAAGGAATGTGGGCAGTACTTGTGTTTAAAATGAGTGGTGAACCATTTTACGCAAGTAATGATGCTATTGGCTTATTGGGGCTTTGTGGTATGATGGGAGCACTCACTGCTACATCTATTGGTGGCTATATTAATAAATTAGGAGTGCGCACTTTCCATCTAATTGGTTGTGGAGTACTTATTGTTTCGTGGTTAGTGATGTATGTATTTCAAAACTCTTATTGGGGAATGATTCTTGGAATTATCATAATTGATGGGGGTATGCAGTGCATTCAGCTAAGTAATCAAAGTAAAGCATTGTCTCTTGTTCCTAAAGCGACAAACAGAGTGAATACCATTTTCATGACAACATTCTTCTTAGGAGCTTCTTTAGGTACCTTTATAGCAGGTTATTGCTGGGCTAAATGGGCTTGGAAAGGTGTTGCTTTTTCGGGTATTATCATGACTTTACTATCCGTTTTGCTGACGTTTTCAATGAAAGAGAAAGATTAA